The Styela clava chromosome 13, kaStyClav1.hap1.2, whole genome shotgun sequence genome has a window encoding:
- the LOC120332262 gene encoding uncharacterized protein LOC120332262: MNILTDIYFIYKHLVVSSNIFRRKDGIRQNCFLHLSHLWLVREAKIARWNLRFQDREWETCPSWRLPDIVRLIKKSRDEKKKAEIKCDVKYDSKCFRIVVYGTMNVTFNDSESICKSMNIGKPANIYNLTHYQMLLTHVRPLIPAFWAWMHIWTGMKYKISCISHTSKQRFIRLRHQNNQLLLSSGENTTLVTEMWYDGYPRYLASWTNVGVLVSKDSEEKKYQGMYNEPPTFTNYGVFCEI, translated from the exons atgaatattttaacAGATATTTACTTTATATATAAGCATTTAGTTGTGTCATCAAACATTTTTAGAAGAAAAGATGGAATTCGTCAAAATTGTTTTCTTCATCTCTCTCATCTGTGGCTTGTCCGCGAAGCTAAAATTGCCCG CTGGAACCTGCGTTTCCAAGATCGTGAATGGGAAACTTGTCCAAGTTGGAGATTGCCAG ATATCGTCAGATTGATCAAGAAAAGTCGCGATGAGAAGAAAAAAGCTGaaa TTAAATGCGACGTCAAATACGATTCGAAATGCTTCCGAATAGTTGTGTATGGCACAATGAACGTCACCTTCAACGATTCTGAATCTATTTGCAAATCAATGAACATCGGGAAACCCGCGAATATTTACAACCTCACTCACTACCAGATGTTGCTCACTCATGTACGTCCACTGATACCTGCTTTTTGGGCATGGATGCACATCTGGACTGGGATGAAGTATAAGATCAGTTGTATAAGTCACACATCTAAGCAGCGTTTTATCCGTTTACGTCACCAG AACAATCAGCTTTTGCTGTCAAGTGGAGAAAATACCACACTCGTAACAGAAATGTGGTATGATGGTTATCCTAGATACCTTGCATCGTGGACAAATGTTGGTGTTCTTGTCTCTAAAGATTCAGAGGAAAAAAAATATCAGGGAATGTACaatgaaccaccaacctttacAAACTACGGTGTCttctgtgaaatataa